The Faecalibacter bovis genome includes the window TTTTGACATTCAGTTGAGCTCTTAGACGAGCTCAACCAAATGATTTTATTATTTATAACTACGAGCTTTTAACTCAATAAATTTGAATTCTAACATTTCCTTGTGTAACACCTCTTGGTTGATGTCAGCACCTTTGTATTCCCAAGCAGCAACGTAAGCGAAGTTTTCGTCATCACGCATAGCCTCACCTTCTTCAGTTTGGAAATCCTCACGGAAGTGTCCACCACAAGATTCGTTACGGTGTAATGCATCAATTGCCATTAATTGACCTAACTCTAAGAAGTCAGCAACACGCATAGCTTTTTCTAACTCAGTATTTAATTCGTCAGCAGAACCTGGAACCATTACATCTCTGTAGAATTCTTCACGTAAAGTAGCAATTTCAGCAATCGCTTCATTTAAACCTTGTTTGTTACGAGCCATACCAACTTTATTCCACATAATCATACCTAAACGTTTGTGGAAGTGATCTACAGACTTCGTACCTTTATTGTTAATGAAGAAATTTAATTGATCTTTAACAGATTTCTCAGCTTCATCAAACTCAGGAGTATTTGTAGGGATTTTACCTGTACGGATATCAGCAGATAAGTAATCAGCGATTGTGTAAGGTAATACAAAGTAACCATCAGCTAAACCTTGCATTAATGCAGATGCACCTAAACGGTTAGCTCCGTGATCAGAGAAGTTAGCTTCTCCAGCTACGAAACATCCAGGAATTGTAGACATTAAGTTGTAATCTACCCATACACCACCCATTGTGTAGTGAATCGCTGGATAAATACGCATTGGATTTTCGTAAGGATTCTCATCAGTAATTTTCCAGTACATTTGGAATAAGTTACCGTATTTCTCCTCAATCCATTTTTTACCTAATTCTTCGATACGAGCTTCAGATGGGTTAGACTCACCGTTAGCAAAAGCAACCTCTTTACCTTTTTTCTTGATTTCGTCAGTAAAGTCTAAGTAAACTCCTTCACCTGTTTCATTCGCTTCAATTCCGTAACCAGCATCACAACGCTCTTTCGCAGCACGAGAAGCAACGTCACGAGGAACTAAGTTACCGAATGCAGGGTAACGACGCTCTAAATAGTAATCTCTATCTTCTTCTTTAATATCAACAGCTTTTAACTTTCCTGCACGGATAGCTTCAGCATCTTCTTTCTTTTTAGGAACCCAGATACGTCCTGAGTTACGTAAAGATTCTGACATTAAAGTTAATTTTGATTGATTTGTTCCGTGGATTGGAATACAAGTTGGGTGAATTTGAACGTAACATGGGTTCGCGAATAAAGCACCTTTTTTGTGAATTTTCCAAGCTGAAGTTACGTTTGATCCCATCGCGTTAGATGATAAGAAGTAAACGTTACCGTAACCACCTGTAGCAATAACTACTGCGTGAGCTGAATGTCTTTCAACTTCACCAGTAACCATGTTACGAGCGATAATTCCACGAGCTTTACCATCAACAAGTACAATATCCAACATTTCGTGACGGTTGTACATCTCGATTTTACCTAAGTGGATTTGGTGATTCATTGCTGAATATGCACCTAATAATAATTGTTGACCTGTTTGTCCTTTTGCATAGAAAGTACGAGAAACCTGTACCCCACCAAAAGAACGGTTATCTAATAAACCACCGTATTCACGTGCAAAAGGAACCCCTTGCATAACACATTGGTCGATAATATTACCAGAAACCTCAGCTAAACGATAAACGTTAGACTCACGAGCACGGTAATCACCACCTTTAATAGTATCGTAGAATAAACGGTAGATAGAGTCATTATCTCCTTTATAATTTTTAGCAGCATTTACACCACCTTGTGCAGCAATAGAGTGTGCACGACGAGGTGAATCTTGGTAACAAAATGCTTTAACTTTGTATCCTAACTCTGCTAAAGTAGCAGCAGCTGAACCTCCAGCTAAACCTGTACCAACTACAATAACATCAATTTTATCACGGTTATTTGGAGCTACTAAATTTAAGTGAGCTTTGTGCTCGCTCCATTGATTTGCGATATCTCCTGTTGGAATTTTAGAATTTAAAATACTCATTTTCTATTGATATTATGATAAGTTATTAACAAAATGGTAAACTGCAATTACGATAAATAAAGCAGGAACTAAAATTGAATACCATTTTCCGAAAGCAACTAAACATGGAGTATATTTTGGGTGACGCGCTCCAATAGATTGGAAAGCAGAAGCAAAACCATGTTGTAAGTGTAATGATAAGAATACGAAAGCCACTACATATAATACTAATGTTACAGCAGAAGTAAATACGTGGTTTACGTGATCCATAAAGTAGTTACCTTGACCAAAATTAGGATCAACATTAACGTAGTGAGCGTTGATTGTTGGAACCCAGAATTGCCATAAGTGAACTAATAAGAATAATAAGATAACACCACCTGAAATAATCATATTTCTTGACATCCAAGTTGAGTTAGCAGCACCGTTGTACTTAGCATATGCTACAGGACCACGAGCTTTTTTGTTTTGAATTTCTAATACAAACCCCATAATAAAGTGGTAAACCACACCTATTAATAAAATTGGTTGCATAACAAATTGTACAATTGGGTTAGCACTCATGAAAGCCGAAACTTCATTGAACCCATCTGGATAAACCATAGATAATAAGTTTATCACTAAATGCTGTAATAAGAACACTATTAAGAATAAGGCTGACAAAGCCATAGCGAACTTCTTACCAATAGATGATTTTAGTAATGATTCATTTGCCATAAAGCAATACGTTTTATATTTTTAGATATTTGCACAAATTTAATCAACCTATCACTCTATTCACAATGAAATATATCATTTAAAGCCGTGTTTACATTAGTTTAGAACGATTCTTATTAAGATATTAAATTAATTTTAAATCTTCACGAAAAAAAACATGATTTCTTATTGTATATATATAAATTTTAGTAAATTTGTCTCTGATAAAGCCGTAGCTTTTTCATAGGTTTAAGTTAGTTAGGAAAATCTCCACGTCTTCGGATGTGGAGATTATTTTTTTTGTAACATTTCGTATCTTTAAACTACTTATTGCGTAAAAGAATAATAAATTGTCGGAAAAAGCCAACAAATTCACTGAATTAATAGAGAATAATCAAGGGATAATTCACAAAATCTGTCGTATTTATACAGATGATGAATTTTCGCACGAGGATTTATTTCAGGAAATTGTACTTCAACTTTGGCGATCATTTGATAGTTTCAAAGGAAATTCAAAATTTTCCACATGGATGTATCGTGTTAGTCTAAATACAGCTATTGTATTAATTCGAAAAAAGAATCGAACAATAGAAGTTTCAACGCTTGAAAATCAACTTTTTAATATCAAATCTGAAGATGCTGACATAGAAACCGAAGAGAGACTCCAGTTACTTTATGCAGCTATCAAAATGTTAAATGATGTTGAAAGAGCTTTAGTCCTCCTCTATTTAGAAGATTTACCTTACAAAGAAATTGCTGATACGTTAGGAATTTCAGAAGTAAATGCACGCGTAAAAATGAATAGAGCAAAAACTAGATTAAAAGAATTAATTACAAAAATGGAACAATAATGGAGTTAGATGACTTAAAATCCGCATGGAAATCAATTCCAGACGAAAAAAAATACGATCGAGATAAAATATTTAACATGTTGAAGAAAAAATCTACTTCAACAATTCATTGGTTTTTTAAATTTACATTGACTGAATTAACGTTAGTTGTTTTATTTACGTTAATATCTATTGCAAAAGGTAAACTAATAACTGGTGAAAGTTTATCATTCGAAAATTCATTTTTTTACAGAAATTATATTATTGGATCTGCTTGCACAATTCTTTTTACGTTATTGTTTTTAATTTATAGTTACAATACTTATCAGAAAATTAAAATTAACGATTCGGTAAAAAATCTAATGAATCACATTATTAGGTATCGAAAAATCGTGAATTTTTTCATTTTCTTTCAAGTCATTGCTCTAATATCAATTTCAACACCTTATTATTTTGAACTTGGTAAAAATATTTACATCGATAAAATTGGAAGCAATTACGATATAAACAAAGCAGATACAGTTGGTTATATAGCTGTGGGTATCGCAATTGTGCTAATATTAATTATCACAACCATCTATTATGGTGTTATTTATTGGTTGTTTTTAAGAAAATTATCTAAAAACTTATACGAATTAAAAGATATTAAATAAGAATACTTTATTTTTGTAACTACCATGTTAAAAAGAATTAAATATATCGTCCTACTATTATGTATGCTGATTTCTGTAAATCAGTCTATTCATATTATTGGCCATATTTTTTCTTCTCATGATGATGCTCAATCAGAATTGGTTCACATCAATGATCATAAATGTCAATTATGCCACATTGATGTAAAATCATTACTTCCTGATTCAGAACAAAAAAATTTCACTTGGTTTGATGCTCCAAAGCATACCATTTCCTATTTATTCATAACACCGCAACAATACAAAGTTGCGAATCCATTTTTTAGTCTTAGAGCTCCACCCTTTTTGATATAACTTCAATTTTAATTCATTGTTTTATATCAAAATCAAGACGTTATGTCATTTTATTTAAAAAGTGCTGTAATTGCTGCAATTATGTGTAGTAATGCAAACGCTCAACATACTATTTTAGGTCAAGTTATTGATCAAAATCAAAAACCAATTCCATTTGTAACAGTCGAATTTAATAATGAAGCTCATCAAACAGATGCTTCAGGAAAATTCTATGTAACAAACTTAGTTAATGGAAAATATGAATTGTTTATTAATGAACAAGGGTACTCTCCTATTCAAAAAGAAATTATCATAAATCAATCACTTAATTTACAATTTGTATTGATGCATGATCATAGTTATTCATTAAATCAGGTTGATGTGATTGCGCATAAACACGATTTTACAACTGGAAACTCTGAACATGTTGATCAAAAATATGTGCGAGAAAATTATGCTGGTTCTTTGGCTAAATCTTTAGAAAATATGGCTGGCGTGAATGCTTCTGGAATTGGATCTGCAGCTTCTAAACCAATAATCAGAGGATTAGGATTTAATCGATTATTAGTTTCAGAAAATGGAATAAAACAAGAAGGACAACAATGGGGAGCTGATCATGGTTTAGAAATTGATGCGTTAAATATTGAAGAAGTTGAGGTAATTAAAGGACCTGCAACATTGGAATATGGAAACGAAGCTATTGCCGGAGTTATTCGTATTAAAAACAATCAAGTTCCTGCTAAAAATAGTTCGAAAACGAATCTAGGTTTAATGTATCAATCAGTAAATGATAATTACATCACTTCTATCAATCATCAAACTCGTGGCGATAAATTCTTTTATAAATTAAAAGGTACTTATAGTGACTTTGCTGATTACAGAACAACAACAGATAAAATTAGATACCTGGATCGTTGGATGCCGATTTACAATAATCGTGTAAAAAATACAGCTGGTAAAGAAATGAATGTTCAAGGTCAAATTGGTTATATTGATCAACAGTTCCGAAGTATTTTAACGGTTTCTAATGTAAATCAAAAAATAGGATTTTTCCCAGGTTCGCATGGAGTTCCTTCATTGGATAGACTTTTACACGATGGAAATTACAGAAACGTTGATTTTCCGCATCAAAAAGTGAATCATTTCAAAGTTATTAACGAAAATGAATTTAAAATTGATGCTAAGAATTTAATCAAATTCAACTTTGGATATCAAAATAATCATCGTCAAGAAATTAGTGCATTCCATACACATTATAGCAATCAACAAGCACCCTTAGTTAATCCTGATTTAGAATTAGATTTTAAATTAGCAACCTATGATTCGCAAATAAAATTTGAACATACACACAATCAAAATTTTAAAACCATTATTGGTGGTCAATCGCAAATACAGGTAAACCGAATTGCTGGTTACAATTATCTTTTGCCACAATATGATAGAAATATTTACAGTGGATATTTAATTGAAGAATACCAAAGAGCTAAAACGTGGAAAGTAACTGCTGGAATACGTTTTGACTATGCTGATTTTGATTCAAAAGGTTATTTTGATGAAACATTATATGATTATTTGATCGGAAAAGATTACGCACCTGCAATTTCTAATTTTTATGCAGAAAGAAGCCAAGATATTTCACGTTCATTTTCGAATTGGAATGGAATGATTGGTGCTACGTTTCAGCCTAATGATTTTTGGGATTTTAATTTAAACATTGGAACTAATTTCCGCTTACCAACTGCAATTGAATTAGGATCTAACGGAATTCATCATGGATCATTTAGACACGAACGCGGAGATTCAACATTAGATTCAGAAAAAGGATACGCATTTGATTTTAAAGCAACTTACCATAAAAATAATTGGGATATTGCCGTAAGTCCGTATGCTTATTATTTTAGCAACTATATATTTTTGAAACCTTCTGGGCAATTTTCAATATTACCACACGGAGGTCAAATTTACCAATACACACAAAGCAAAGCTTTACTTACAGGTTTTGAAGTCAATGTACAAAAGCGTTTCACAGATAATTTGGATGCACAAGTTATTTATGAATATGTTTACAATCGTCAGTTAACAGAAGATAATGAATTAGGTAATTTCTTACCTTTTACACCACCAAATACATTATTTTCTAAAGTAAATTATCGAATTGATCAACCGATTTCAATTTTTGATGATTTCGAATTTAATGTTTCTGGACGTTATGCTTTCGAACAAAGTAACATTGCACAAAACGAAGACGTTACAAAAGACTATTTCTTACTGGGCGCAGGTATAAAAACTAACATTTTAATCAATAATTTTAAAGCAACTTTAACTGTACAAGGTTCTAATTTATTGAACAAAAAATATTACAATCATACAAGCTTTTACCGCGCTTTACAATTACCCGAACAAGCAAGAAATATTCAAGTAATGTTAAGTATTCCATTCGGTAAATAATAATGAAACAAAAGATCAAACAAAGGATTTTAGTTTTTTTTAGTAGCGTTATTTTATTGCTACCGATTACTAATGCACTTCATTTTGTTTTAATTGATCATACTGTAAATCAAGATTCTGGTATAATAAAAATTCCTCATCAATGTGATGATTTTATTCTGAATCAAACGTATATAATTCATGATTTTACATTAGAAATTGAAAAACCAATTTGGCTCGATTTCTACTACCACATTAATGTAAATTATTTAAAGAATTATCAATCAAAATTCTTGTTTGATATTAATAATAAAGGTCCGCCAAATTCTAATTTAGCTTAGAAAACCAACAAACCTTTATTTAAAATTAAATCAATTACAATACATTAAAAATTAAAACAATGAATTCATTTTTCAAAACAATAATATTAGCTGCAACTCCTATTTTATTATTATCATCATGCTCTTCTGACGATGATAAATTAGATACTGAAAAACCAAAAATCGTATTAGGAAAACCAACAGATCACCAATCATACGAATTAGGTTCGACAATAGAAGTTCAAGCAATTTTATCTGATAATGTTGAATTAGGATCGTACAAAATCAATATTCATTCAGATGGTGATGGACATGAACACAGATCAACGACAACAAATTGGGATTTTTCTGATACTGGAGTTATCGAAGGAAATAAAGAATATGTTTTAAACAAAACAATTCAAATTCCAGCTGGTGATATTACTGAAGGTCATTACCATTTAGGGATTATGGTAATTGACAAGGCTGGTAACGAAACAGAATCATACATCGAAATCGTTGTAGGAGAAGATCACCACCATTAATCGATATAAATTATGACAAAGGCTCGGAATTTCCGAGCCTTTTTTGGTTATAAAAATGAAAGATTTGTTATTTTAGCAGTCATCAAATAAAATACAATGATAATTATTGCAGATAGTGGTTCTACTAAAACAGATTGGGTTGTTTTAGATAATGAACAACAAGAAGTTTTCAGAACTAATACAATTGGTTTTAATCCCTATTTCGTTACAAGCGTAGACATAACTACTGAAATTGCTAAAAACGAAGAATTAGCAAATATTGCAACAAATGTAAAACAAGTATATTTTTACGGTGCTGGAACTTCAACTGAAGCAAACCGAGAAATTGTGCGAATCGGTTTAAATGGTTTATTTACAAATGCAGAATTTGTTGTAGATCACGATTTATTAGCAGCTTGTTACGCTACTTACATGGGAAAACCTGCAATGGTTTGTATCTTAGGAACAGGTTCTAATTCTTGTTACTTTGATGGAAAAGTAATGCGAGAAGAAACTAAATCTTTAGCTTATATTTTGGGTGATGAAGGTTCTGGAAACGATTTGGGTAAACGTGTTTTAAGAGCATATTTCACAAAAAAAATGCCTCCGCATTTAGCTAAAGCTTTTGATGATTATTACAAATTAAATGTAGAAGAATTAAATAAAAACGTTTATCAGAACAAATTTGCAAATGCATATTTAGCTTCTTTCAATAAATTTGTTGTTGAACATAAAGACGATCCATTCATCCAAAAAATCATTTATGATGCAATGACTGGTTTTATAGAATATCAAATATTACCTTACGAAGAAGCTCGAAATTCTGAGTTAAACTTCATCGGATCTATTGCACATATATACGAGCCAATCATCCGTTCAGTTGCAGCACAATATCACTTAACAGTTGGACATATCATTCGTAAACCGATTGATAATTTAGTTGAATATCATAAAAACTATTTAATTAACGCTTAATCACATCACGAATGTCTCAACCACAAATTGCTGTTATAACTTACAATACACCTCATCGTAAAACTCAAGATGTTTTACATGGATTAAAAGCAAAAGGCTATGAAAATGTAAAAGTCTATGCCTTACCATTCGTTCAGCGCGAAAATCCTTTTAAACCAATTTACCAACATCGACCAAGTAAAGCGATAAGTGTAGATATAGATGTATATTCTAAAAATTTTGGCTATCAATTTGAAACCACAACAGCTGATACATTAAACCAACAATTATTAAATGTTAAAGCCAATTTTGTAATAATTGCAGGAGCTGGTTTATTACCTGACGAATTGGTAGAAACGCATAAAATAATCAATACTCATCCCGGTTTTTTACCTAAAACTCGTGGATTAGATTCATTAAAATGGGCTATTGTTAAAGGAGTAGAAATTGGAGTTACGACACATTTTGTAGATACTGAAGCTGATGCAGGATTTTTAATAGAACAACAATTAGTTCCTGTATATAGTAACGATACATTTCATTCGGTTGCGCAGCGTCAGTACGAAATTGAAATTGAAATGTTAGTGAATTCAATTGAAGTTATTCCAACATTAAACGACTTCCCTTCGCTTTCAACTACTGAATTTGAAGCAACTCGCAGAATGCCAAAAGCGATTGAAGAAAATTTAATGAGTTCTTTCGATCAATACAAAGAGCAATTCCAAATAGATTAATCTATAAATTAATATAACATCATACAAAAAGCTATTCTTTTTAAGGATAGCTTTTTGTATTTTCACGAATTTAAATATCAAGTTTAGCATGATATGATAAGATTATTTAATTAATTTTATAGCTCAATTAACACTAATGAAATTACTTTCTACACATTCTTATTACTATATCCCAATTATAATTGGAGCAATTTTATTAACAATCGGCGTAAAATTTATAGAATCTTACGGAATAGCAATTTTTCTAATTTTACCTTTTTTTATAGGCGCGATTACAACAATTTTATTCAAGAAGAAACGACCAGAAATCTATACATTATCAAAATCCGTTTTTTCTGCTTTTATAAATATCCTTGTCATTTCTTTGGCTATTTTGCTTGTTGGTATTGAAGGTTTAATCTGTATTGTTATGGCTAGTCCAATTCTCTTACTTTTTGTATTTATTGGTGCCGCAATTGCGCATACTTATGTAGATAGAATTAAAAATACGAACGCTGTTATTATCTTTTTTACTACAGCTATTTTAGGATTTTCTTTTTCTGAAAGAGAGAAAACACCAAGTTTATCAGAGGTTAAAACTTCTATTATTATTAATGCTCCTATAGAAACTGTTTGGGAAAATGTAGTTGTATTTCCGCAATTAGATGAACCAACTGAACTTTTATTTAAAGCTGGGATTGCTTATCCTATAAATGCTACAATAGAAGGTGAAGGTGTTGGCGCAATTAGGTATTGTAATTTTACCACAGGTAGTTTTGTAGAACCAATTACTACATGGAACGCTCCTACTCATCTTGCTTTTGATGTACTTGAACAACCTGAACCAATGAAAGAAATTTCGTATTGGGATTTTGACGCAGCACATTTACACGACTATTTTGTGTCTAAAAATGGTGAATTTAGATTAAAAAAGATTGACGAAAACACAACAGAATTAACCGGAACAACTTGGTATACACATAAAATTTATCCAGAATTTTATTGGCGTATTTGGAGCGACGAAATTATTCATTTAATTCATAACCGAGTTTTAACGCACATTAAAAAAGAAGCTGAAAAATAATGGCTCACGAATTTTCTATCTATACCCCAAAAAAAGAATCATTATTAACGGATATAAACTTAAAACCATTGGCTTTTTTAGGATTTGTTTTCTGTTTGTTTATATTGAATGAGCTAATTGACCTACCTGAAGAAGTAAAATACAGACCAATACTTTTAAATGGACTTTGGATAACAATCGCTATTGTAGGCATATATTACTACAGCTTAATTAGAATGGATGGTGACTTAAGTTCAGATGAGTTAGAAAAAAAACTTAAATTTCAGAAAGAATATATAGTAATTAATAATGAAATTATTGATTTGAATGACATCCAAAAAATAACAATTCATGCTTTTGATAGCAAAAGAAATCAACGACCGTTTGTTATGCGACAAAATAAAAGTAGTTATTCTTTAGGAGTAAGTAACTTTTTAGAAATAAAACTTTTTTCAGGTCAAAATATCAATGTGCAATTTCAGAAAACAACCGAAAAAGAATTATTAAAAGTAAAAGATGAATTGATTCATTATTATCAAAATGAAAAAATCTCTTTACTCAATGTAACTGAAGCTTTACATATCATAAAATACGAGGATATACAACAATTCTTAGAAGAATATCCAATAAAGCGTATCAACTTATAAGTTGATGCGCTTTTTATTTAAAATTATAAAATTGAGTTAAGAATAAGCATGCAAAAGATAATTTCCGTAAATTGAAAAGAAAACCTATGAATACAATCGCATTTGCTGGAAGCAACAGTTCTACTTCAATTAACAAACAACTTGTAACATACGCTGTACAGCTTTATGGAAACGCTCAAATATTAGATTTTAACGATTATAATATTCCAACCTACGACATTGATATTGAAAAAAAAGAAGGATTTTCTATTGATGTCAATAAATTTTATAGCGCAATACAGGATTCTAGCATTTTATTAATCTCATTTTCTGAACATAATGCATCTATAACAGCCGTTTTTAAAAGTTATATGGATTGGTGTTCGAGAATTAATCCAAAATTCATGACCGATAAAAAAATATTCGCCATGAGTACTTCTCCTGGTGGTTACGGTGGAAGAAACGCGTTAGAGGCTGGAATAAAATTAGTTGAAAAATTTGGTGGAACTGTTTTAGAAGAATTTGCTTTACCTAAATTCAATGAAAATTTTAAAGAAGGTAAAATCACTGATGAAACTTTAGATCAAGAATTGAAAACTAAAATGAACTCATTTCAAGAAAAAGTTTTAAAATAATAACATACATCAATCCGTATTAGATAAAAACATTTTTATTTTTGCTTAAAATTAGACAAGTTAAAATATAAATAATGAAAATAATAGCATTTGCAGGTTCTACTAGCAAAAATTCAATCAATAAAGAATTAGTAAATTACGTAGTAAATCAAATTGAAGGTCACGAAATCAAAACTTTAGATTTAAATGATTACGAAATGCCTATTTATTCTATTGATCGTCAATTAGAAAATGGTTTTCCAGCTGAAGCACAAGCTTTTTACCAAGAAATTAAAGAAG containing:
- a CDS encoding BadF/BadG/BcrA/BcrD ATPase family protein, encoding MIIIADSGSTKTDWVVLDNEQQEVFRTNTIGFNPYFVTSVDITTEIAKNEELANIATNVKQVYFYGAGTSTEANREIVRIGLNGLFTNAEFVVDHDLLAACYATYMGKPAMVCILGTGSNSCYFDGKVMREETKSLAYILGDEGSGNDLGKRVLRAYFTKKMPPHLAKAFDDYYKLNVEELNKNVYQNKFANAYLASFNKFVVEHKDDPFIQKIIYDAMTGFIEYQILPYEEARNSELNFIGSIAHIYEPIIRSVAAQYHLTVGHIIRKPIDNLVEYHKNYLINA
- a CDS encoding formyltransferase family protein, with protein sequence MSQPQIAVITYNTPHRKTQDVLHGLKAKGYENVKVYALPFVQRENPFKPIYQHRPSKAISVDIDVYSKNFGYQFETTTADTLNQQLLNVKANFVIIAGAGLLPDELVETHKIINTHPGFLPKTRGLDSLKWAIVKGVEIGVTTHFVDTEADAGFLIEQQLVPVYSNDTFHSVAQRQYEIEIEMLVNSIEVIPTLNDFPSLSTTEFEATRRMPKAIEENLMSSFDQYKEQFQID
- a CDS encoding fumarate reductase/succinate dehydrogenase flavoprotein subunit, with product MSILNSKIPTGDIANQWSEHKAHLNLVAPNNRDKIDVIVVGTGLAGGSAAATLAELGYKVKAFCYQDSPRRAHSIAAQGGVNAAKNYKGDNDSIYRLFYDTIKGGDYRARESNVYRLAEVSGNIIDQCVMQGVPFAREYGGLLDNRSFGGVQVSRTFYAKGQTGQQLLLGAYSAMNHQIHLGKIEMYNRHEMLDIVLVDGKARGIIARNMVTGEVERHSAHAVVIATGGYGNVYFLSSNAMGSNVTSAWKIHKKGALFANPCYVQIHPTCIPIHGTNQSKLTLMSESLRNSGRIWVPKKKEDAEAIRAGKLKAVDIKEEDRDYYLERRYPAFGNLVPRDVASRAAKERCDAGYGIEANETGEGVYLDFTDEIKKKGKEVAFANGESNPSEARIEELGKKWIEEKYGNLFQMYWKITDENPYENPMRIYPAIHYTMGGVWVDYNLMSTIPGCFVAGEANFSDHGANRLGASALMQGLADGYFVLPYTIADYLSADIRTGKIPTNTPEFDEAEKSVKDQLNFFINNKGTKSVDHFHKRLGMIMWNKVGMARNKQGLNEAIAEIATLREEFYRDVMVPGSADELNTELEKAMRVADFLELGQLMAIDALHRNESCGGHFREDFQTEEGEAMRDDENFAYVAAWEYKGADINQEVLHKEMLEFKFIELKARSYK
- a CDS encoding SRPBCC family protein; the encoded protein is MKLLSTHSYYYIPIIIGAILLTIGVKFIESYGIAIFLILPFFIGAITTILFKKKRPEIYTLSKSVFSAFINILVISLAILLVGIEGLICIVMASPILLLFVFIGAAIAHTYVDRIKNTNAVIIFFTTAILGFSFSEREKTPSLSEVKTSIIINAPIETVWENVVVFPQLDEPTELLFKAGIAYPINATIEGEGVGAIRYCNFTTGSFVEPITTWNAPTHLAFDVLEQPEPMKEISYWDFDAAHLHDYFVSKNGEFRLKKIDENTTELTGTTWYTHKIYPEFYWRIWSDEIIHLIHNRVLTHIKKEAEK
- a CDS encoding NADPH-dependent FMN reductase translates to MNTIAFAGSNSSTSINKQLVTYAVQLYGNAQILDFNDYNIPTYDIDIEKKEGFSIDVNKFYSAIQDSSILLISFSEHNASITAVFKSYMDWCSRINPKFMTDKKIFAMSTSPGGYGGRNALEAGIKLVEKFGGTVLEEFALPKFNENFKEGKITDETLDQELKTKMNSFQEKVLK
- a CDS encoding RNA polymerase sigma factor; the protein is MSEKANKFTELIENNQGIIHKICRIYTDDEFSHEDLFQEIVLQLWRSFDSFKGNSKFSTWMYRVSLNTAIVLIRKKNRTIEVSTLENQLFNIKSEDADIETEERLQLLYAAIKMLNDVERALVLLYLEDLPYKEIADTLGISEVNARVKMNRAKTRLKELITKMEQ
- a CDS encoding TonB-dependent receptor → MSFYLKSAVIAAIMCSNANAQHTILGQVIDQNQKPIPFVTVEFNNEAHQTDASGKFYVTNLVNGKYELFINEQGYSPIQKEIIINQSLNLQFVLMHDHSYSLNQVDVIAHKHDFTTGNSEHVDQKYVRENYAGSLAKSLENMAGVNASGIGSAASKPIIRGLGFNRLLVSENGIKQEGQQWGADHGLEIDALNIEEVEVIKGPATLEYGNEAIAGVIRIKNNQVPAKNSSKTNLGLMYQSVNDNYITSINHQTRGDKFFYKLKGTYSDFADYRTTTDKIRYLDRWMPIYNNRVKNTAGKEMNVQGQIGYIDQQFRSILTVSNVNQKIGFFPGSHGVPSLDRLLHDGNYRNVDFPHQKVNHFKVINENEFKIDAKNLIKFNFGYQNNHRQEISAFHTHYSNQQAPLVNPDLELDFKLATYDSQIKFEHTHNQNFKTIIGGQSQIQVNRIAGYNYLLPQYDRNIYSGYLIEEYQRAKTWKVTAGIRFDYADFDSKGYFDETLYDYLIGKDYAPAISNFYAERSQDISRSFSNWNGMIGATFQPNDFWDFNLNIGTNFRLPTAIELGSNGIHHGSFRHERGDSTLDSEKGYAFDFKATYHKNNWDIAVSPYAYYFSNYIFLKPSGQFSILPHGGQIYQYTQSKALLTGFEVNVQKRFTDNLDAQVIYEYVYNRQLTEDNELGNFLPFTPPNTLFSKVNYRIDQPISIFDDFEFNVSGRYAFEQSNIAQNEDVTKDYFLLGAGIKTNILINNFKATLTVQGSNLLNKKYYNHTSFYRALQLPEQARNIQVMLSIPFGK
- a CDS encoding DUF4625 domain-containing protein: MNSFFKTIILAATPILLLSSCSSDDDKLDTEKPKIVLGKPTDHQSYELGSTIEVQAILSDNVELGSYKINIHSDGDGHEHRSTTTNWDFSDTGVIEGNKEYVLNKTIQIPAGDITEGHYHLGIMVIDKAGNETESYIEIVVGEDHHH
- a CDS encoding succinate dehydrogenase cytochrome b subunit — translated: MANESLLKSSIGKKFAMALSALFLIVFLLQHLVINLLSMVYPDGFNEVSAFMSANPIVQFVMQPILLIGVVYHFIMGFVLEIQNKKARGPVAYAKYNGAANSTWMSRNMIISGGVILLFLLVHLWQFWVPTINAHYVNVDPNFGQGNYFMDHVNHVFTSAVTLVLYVVAFVFLSLHLQHGFASAFQSIGARHPKYTPCLVAFGKWYSILVPALFIVIAVYHFVNNLS